GTTGATGTAAATCAACGTTAGTTACAGTAaataactaactagctaactacaatGGACAAAGGGAAGGAGTTGCTGTATGTGGCCTCGCCGCAGTCATTGGAAAGATGAAAATACCTAACGTTAGTTAGAAAAACTTCGCAGCAAGTTAGCACGCTAGCTGACCGTGGTGCTGGTTTATTACACTTTCTCCAACTATCAATATACCATAAGTGTTGCTGTATTGTATGGTTTcagactaactactgtatattagaCTGAAGCTGTCAGAAACCTCAACCACTGTCTCAACGTTATTTTTATAGCTGGCTAATTTGTAGGAATCACGCCCTATATTTGACCTTTGACCATACATTTTCGAATGAGTCAGCTTTGTTGAAGCTTGATTGTCAGCAAGATACTGTTAATATTAGACATGTTTAACCTGAGTATTTGAAAGTCAACTCTTTCAATACATGTACACTATTATGCACATATATTAGAGATGACATATGTCAAAAGGTGCTAATACTACCATACCAAGCCATTGGACTTGAATTCTGCCCCCAACACGATCTAGGGGACTAGAACACCCCAGTTGTGTGTGCGATGTCAGAAACACTCCTATCAGGTCAGACGTCGGAGGATCTATTGGTAGACTTTGAGTCTCTTCTGAATGCTGGGAGTATTGGCCTCTCAGAGGACAACCAAATAGTCATAATCTCCACTCCCAGCAATGTGGGCTTCAACTCTGCAGTCCCCAGCAACACTGGAGAGATCCTTCTGTTCGCCACCCCCCAAGGCCCTGCAGATGTGGTCCAGGACCAGCGACGGCCAACTCTGGGACGACCACCGGTAGTTAACTGACCATTTTGATATGGGTGTTGGCCGGAGTGTGACTAGGATAAGGTTATCCCTGTACACTGAGTACAGAAAGTGTGTGAGAAATAATTATCTGTGTGCGTCTATACTAACATTTGATCTTATCCCCCCCCTTTTATAAATTGTGTTTCAGGTGAAGAGGAAGCTGGACTTGGACAGTGATCACCAATATGTGAGCACCTCTCGCCCCCCTTCTCTTGGGAGAGCCCCAACATCCACACCAGCACCTCCTAGAGGTACAAGACACCCTGTTTTTACATTCACAACTTAAATATAACTTAATGATAGTTCAGTTATAACTATTATAATTTTGGCCAAAAGAATGAAAATACTTGTATTTATTACCTGTCTCCCTTTCGCTCTCAGTTCCAAAGCCTTCGACAGAGAAGTCTCGCTATGACACGTCTCTGAACCTGACCACCAAGCGCTTCTTGGACCTGCTAGCCCAGTCTCCTGACGGGGTGGTGGACCTCAACTGGGCCTCGCAGGTCCTGGAAGTGCAGAAGAGACGCATCTATGACATCACCAATGTCCTGGAGGGTATCCAGCTCATCTCCAAGAAATCAAAGAACAACATACAATGGCTGTAAGTCTGAACTCCTGTACTGTACATGCAGTATGACAATATGTGTTCTGGTCTTTCTGGCCGCGGcttttgcagagcaaggggaacaacttcttcaatgtctcagagcaagtgacgtcaccaattgaaacgctattagcgcacaccactgctaactagctagccatttcacatcgattACACTTACAATCCTTATTGTGCTGGCCTCTACAGATATGAGTCAATGCATACATCAGTGATTCCACAGCATATTTGTATTAGAAACACTTTTTTCCATTATCCTAACTATGAGGTCATTCTGTTGGTCACAGGGGGAACCGTATTGATGAAGCGTCTGTTTCCCGTTACCAGGACCTACAGAAAGAGGTCTCTGACTTCACACAGGCGGAGGAGAAACTGGACGAGCTCATTACCAAGTGTAACCTTCAGCTGAGACTCCTCACTGAGGATACCCAGAACAAGAAATATCCTTTTGTCTTTTACATTTAATTTTTTTACTCTATGTGTTTGAATATGCATTATAGGGCCGCTTTCTTTAACATAATGGCACGCTGGGTTATGTGATGTGCCAGGATCTGAGGAAGTCTTTTGACTCTCCTGACCAGCTGGTGATGGTCATCAGAGCCCCTCCACAGACCCAGATGCAAGTCTCAGAGCCCAGTGAGGTGTGTGGGAGGGTAAAATAACAATGGACGCTTGCTCAAGACTCTTTTTCTGGACCAAATACTGTATTCCAGTAAATGTGGTTTAAACTTCAACCACAACTATTGATTTGTCTTCTGTTATTCTTTTGTCATCTTCTGGCAGGGCTATCAGGTCTCCCTGAAGAGCACTCAGGGTCCCATCGACGTCTTCCTGTGTCCAGAGGACAGTTCTGGTATCTGCAGCCCAGTGACGGGCATCAGCCCAACTAAAGCCACAGACCAGACAATGCCCCCGGATGCAGAACAACCACAGTGCAGCACCACACAGGAAATTACATCAACAGCTGCGTCCCAACAGAACTCCTCCCCTCTGCCATTATGTCGTGAAGCGGGTAAGCTGCTCTCACTAGTGTCACACTGTCACCCTGAGATTCAGGAATGTCTAAGATTTCTCCAAGATTTGCTGTGGTCACTAAAAGTACATTCCCTTTACTTCTGTCTTTCAGAAGCATTCCTGGAAGGCGACCCGTTCCCCAACCTGGGAGTGCTGCCGGACTTTGACCTTTCACCCCTGCCGTCCTCTGACTTCCTCGGTGGGGAGTGCTTTGGGAACCCACTGGATGGCTTCATCAACCTGTCACCTCCACAGAGCCAAGACTACCACTTTGGTCTAGAGGAGCACGAGGGCATCAGCGAACTGTTTGACTGTGACTTTGGGGACCTGACCCCACTGGAGTTCTGACAATGTGGTGGAAAGGAAAACCCAAAGAACTAGAATGAGGTTCTGTTTCTATGGGAACACCCCATACC
Above is a genomic segment from Oncorhynchus gorbuscha isolate QuinsamMale2020 ecotype Even-year linkage group LG10, OgorEven_v1.0, whole genome shotgun sequence containing:
- the LOC124045852 gene encoding transcription factor E2F1-like gives rise to the protein MSETLLSGQTSEDLLVDFESLLNAGSIGLSEDNQIVIISTPSNVGFNSAVPSNTGEILLFATPQGPADVVQDQRRPTLGRPPVKRKLDLDSDHQYVSTSRPPSLGRAPTSTPAPPRVPKPSTEKSRYDTSLNLTTKRFLDLLAQSPDGVVDLNWASQVLEVQKRRIYDITNVLEGIQLISKKSKNNIQWLGNRIDEASVSRYQDLQKEVSDFTQAEEKLDELITKCNLQLRLLTEDTQNKKLGYVMCQDLRKSFDSPDQLVMVIRAPPQTQMQVSEPSEGYQVSLKSTQGPIDVFLCPEDSSGICSPVTGISPTKATDQTMPPDAEQPQCSTTQEITSTAASQQNSSPLPLCREAEAFLEGDPFPNLGVLPDFDLSPLPSSDFLGGECFGNPLDGFINLSPPQSQDYHFGLEEHEGISELFDCDFGDLTPLEF